In the genome of Quercus robur chromosome 3, dhQueRobu3.1, whole genome shotgun sequence, one region contains:
- the LOC126719671 gene encoding uncharacterized protein LOC126719671: MSKAYDRVDWTFLKAVLTVMKFEERWIQWIMECVTSVSYTLLVNGNLTSSFKPSQGLRQGDPLSPYLFLFCANILSIALLQAENQKQLKGVKIGRNGLSFTHLLFADDSLFFFKKDDMSVTKLIAILDWYCSISGQKINLAKSDLYCSPNMAAVDKESLASRLHVNLVQNPTKYLGMTFKMRGNRCADFHFLVDKLHSRLQGWKAKLLSQAGRTTLISSVLQSLPLYAFSCFKDCPTLREGRWWIGDGYNIPLKHKDWVQWSPLNLQDHRLPTGTVGDLINHTSASCNCNLVRDLYPPSLARKIFQIPISKTNSVQDKLVWKHSSDGVYNVKKAYEILNLEQLQPSNLNPFNQVVWTKLWKVKTPLKINTFVWKLLLDSLPTFSNLRSRGILADSNCPFCNEHEETSTHLFLLCSFSRACWHGTTLAIHSSDFNNLSVQQWLTGVITKHNNKDPNVMNYLQALFTTLWSIWNHRNKVVHEGISPNPMNVILMAQSLSCRYKDAFSEQLSSNQSPRISTTPVQSAAGSWQLIIKVTGFRDKKRNRSAFGFEAVNIQGESVFLAVNSSLVGAVEEFLLEAVVDACLTAKYHGFHSILFLSDSRGLVKLFNTRKASDWQTNYRLADLNFLVQNGLLCHMILVPHMLLKTLCNVAKKAVQVPIKHCWLNPALL, from the exons ATGAGTAAAGCCTATGATAGGGTCGACTGGACTTTTCTTAAGGCTGTCCTTACTGTTATGAAGTTTGAGGAAAGATGGATTCAGTGGATAATGGAATGCGTGACGTCTGTTAGCTATACATTGCTTGTTAATGGGAATCTAACATCCTCTTTTAAGCCTTCCCAAGGACTACGACAGGGAGATCCTCTCTCTCCCTATTTATTCCTGTTTTGTGCGAATATCCTTTCTATTGCCTTATTGCAAGCTGAAAATCAGAAACAATTAAAAGGTGTGAAGATTGGTAGGAATGGTCTCTCATTCACTCATCTCCTTTTTGCGGAtgactctcttttctttttcaaaaaggaTGATATGtcagttacaaaattgattgccATCTTGGACTGGTATTGTTCTATCTCTGGACAGAAAATTAATTTGGCAAAATCGGATCTCTATTGCTCTCCTAACATGGCTGCTGTGGACAAAGAATCTCTTGCTTCTAGACTTCATGTCAATCTGGTTCAGAATCCAACTAAGTACCTTGGAATGACTTTTAAGATGAGGGGAAATAGATGCGCAGACTTTCATTTTCTGGTAGATAAGCTCCATTCTAGACTTCAAGGTTGGAAGGCTAAACTCTTATCACAAGCTGGTAGAACTACACTCATCTCTTCTGTTCTCCAATCTCTTCCCCTCTATGCTTTTTCCTGTTTCAAG GATTGTCCAACTTTGAGGGAAGGAAGATGGTGGATTGGGGATGGTTATAATATCCCTCTCAAGCATAAAGACTGGGTTCAATGGTCTCCTCTTAATCTTCAAGACCATAGACTTCCTACTGGAACTGTGGGAGACTTAATTAACCACACATCTGCCTCTTGTAACTGTAATCTAGTTAGAGATCTCTACCCCCCTTCTTTGGCTAGAAAAATCTTTCAAATTCCCATCTCTAAAACAAACTCTGTTCAGGACAAATTGGTTTGGAAACACTCTTCTGATGGGGTGTACAATGTTAAGAAGGCCTATGAGATTCTTAACTTAGAGCAATTACAACCTTCTAATCTTAATCCTTTTAATCAGGTGGTGTGGACCAAACTCTGGAAAGTGAAAACCCCTCTGAAAATAAACACTTTTGTGTGGAAGTTGCTTCTGGACAGCTTACCTACATTTTCCAATCTTAGGAGTAGAGGAATCTTAGCTGACTCTAATTGTCCTTTCTGCAATGAGCATGAGGAGACCAGCactcatttatttcttttatgttcCTTTTCGAGAGCTTGCTGGCATGGCACCACTTTGGCCATACACTCTTCTGACTTCAATAACTTGTCTGTGCAGCAGTGGCTAACTGGGGTTATCACCAAGCACAACAACAAGGACCCTAATGTTATGAACTATCTGCAAGCATTATTCACAACCTTGTGGTCTATTTGGAATCACAGGAACAAAGTTGTTCATGAGGGTATTTCTCCTAATCCTATGAATGTAATTCTCATGGCGCAATCTCTATCTTGCAGGTATAAGGATGCATTCTCAGAACAGCTCAGCTCAAACCAGTCCCCAAGAATATCAACAACTCCAGTCCAATCCGCAGCTGGATCCTGGCAATTAATTATCAAAGTTACTGGGTTCAGAGACAAGAAGAGGAATAGAAGTGCTTTTGGTTTTGAAGCTGTCAACATACAGGGAGAAAGTGTCTTCCTTGCTGTGAATAGTAGCCTAGTTGGAGCAGTAGAGGAATTTTTGCTTGAAGCTGTGGTGGATGCCTGCCTTACAGCAAAATATCATGGGTTTCATAGTATTTTGTTCCTAAGTGATAGCAGAGGATTGGTCAAGCTCTTCAATACCAGGAAGGCTTCTGATTGGCAAACTAACTATAGGCTTGCTGATTTAAATTTTCTTGTACAAAATGGTCTCCTCTGCCACATGATCCTTGTTCCTCATATGCTGCTTAAAACTTTATGTAACGTTGCTAAAAAGGCAGTACAGGTGCCTATTAAACACTGCTGGTTGAACCCAGCTCTTTTGTAA